AGGtacatttttttatgcattaaaaacagagtgtggtttatttttttgtttatattggTGGCAGACAGGGACACCTGACCTGCAACACCCTAAACAATTAACATGTGGAAAAACATTCTGCAAACTAAGaaatgatgcagattcaaacacaaATGCAGAAGTCAAGAACAAATGAAATGACAGAAATGTGCTgcaaatgaagaagaaaaaaacgtgtTTCATCGAgtcaaaaaaacccacaaatacagaaaaactgCAAATGTTGCAAATCAATCCACCTCAACCGTAGACGGTATGAaatatggacgtagtctcagtgacatcaccctttGGTTACTGAATGGGAATTTTGAAGCGCAGCAGTGGGGGTGGCCATGTTGAAAATGCTGCCCAAGTTTCCAGTCAACCTCGAAACAGGCAGAGGAGTGCAGCTGAGGCGGGCTGTAAACCACGACTAACAGCTGTGTTGCGCCTGAGTGCATGATATATCATTCACTCCCCTGATTATGCAAAACTCTTATCcgtcatgaaataaaaatggatgagttataaaaGAACGTACAGTGTGTGGCGATAAAGACCTTGACCTTTCCAGAGCCAAAAGAACCCGGCTGTGCACGTGTTTATTCCTGCTGTCcaaattaatgttttaatgagGTGTGCATGTTCTTTATGGGCTTACGGAcccagcctccagtggacactcgaggaactgcaggggttttttttctcccatcttCCATATTTACcgtcatttttcaacaccagaggtcgCCACTCGATTCCAGCTGAAGGTCCCAGGGCCacttcctcatctccttctttttttgttaaaaagaaacGGTGCCTCTGAGCGCCCCTACAGACTGGGAGCGCTTCAGTGGAGTTGTCTGGGTTTGcagcatttttctgtgtttgtgcatcagTTTTGCGTTTTCTTGAGGATTTCCGcagaatgtttttcatttaatttgcaGGTTGTTTCCTGTCATTGAATTTGCACCATTTCTAATTTTGCAGCACATTTTTCCTAAAGGGAGTCATCTGAGGCCGTTGCAGGTCGTGCACCATGTTGACCACTGTAGTTTCTGTAGAGGGGGGGAAAGGGGCAGGTTTGAAATATCACTTCTTCATGAGTTCATTCATTCTGATGATCTGGGATCTGTTGGTCTAGTCCAGGGCAGACTCTACTAGTGGCTGGGTGTTTCCAGCTGACCcagtcttgttgttgttttttattctctcagGTCAGTATTATTCTCAGCTAGATGTTTGGAGACCAGAGAGAAGCAGCCATAATCAGACACACCACAAAGGGACTCGATTCTGTTCATAGATGTGTATATGCAGTAAATATTATGTATGTATACTCATAGACACCTTCATGAGGTTTATACATCTAACACTAGAAAGGTCATGGATGTCATGCACTTGTTTATTTTTGCGTGTTAATTTattaacctgttttttttttcttgtctgtttTGAGTGCACTGCATGAAACAGAGCGAGGGATTGACATTCTccatgtatttttgtatttagtaTTCTTAAAGCTTGTCCTCCAGATGTATCAtgactttatgtttttatgtttctgctTTTCAAATAGAGCTCTGTCCCTCATTATATTTTTATGAAGTTAGAGGCATCGTAGAGAAAGAGATTTAGCAATTAACAACAGCCATTCTGCGCACCTCTCCCACCTTAAAACTACGACcgtgtttcttcatgtttctcttctttttttcaacatttacagtaaaaaaaaagtatgctcTGACAcagctgtgtatgtgtgagtgaaACGACAATTTAACAGCaacaaggaaaataaaatggttttaaaaaactGACATTTACACCCACTGatgtcattgtgtttgtgtttcatcacCCATttcaaaaaggaaatgtgggacaTGAACGCATGCACGACTGTTTACACGAACAACTGGGACTTTTGTGAAGCTGAACAGAGAAGTGAGTAAATGATGCGGCGCTGAACGATACTGCTCTGTTCTCGTGTGAggaggaagtcacacacacacgcacacatacacacacaggtaatcAGACTGTTAACCACTGTGAAAACACCACTGAGGCTTAAACATGTCTTTGGATTTGACTAAAATATTGTTTGAAGGCTtcctgcagaaaagaaaagacactaTGGTAAGCTACCATCTCTTTAATGTTTCATAAGAAcaatctgtgttttgttttaaggcttatttatttctgtagaAAATAAGGTGGGCGACTTATTGGTTCAGACTTCAAAACACAACGTTGTTCTTCTATACCAAAGAGAACTGCAGTGCTGTGAGTACAACTTAAGATAAAGTTGTTAATCTGTTACTATATCTGAAGCATGAAAAACATCCATTGGATGATGGTCACTGTACTGGTATTATTGTCTACATTTCTCTCTTTACAGTCTCACTTAAGAGGATATTACTATATTTACACAGTaagtttttctctgtttacatttaaaagaagaaaaatatacaatatttctgtttgtgtttgaggtaGATTATACTTATAATAtctgctgctttttattttaaggccagaTTGTGTTCTAGCATGTTTCAGCAACAAGGTATTTCAATATGAATCTACTCTGGACATTGAAAGCCTCCTGACACACGTCAAAGAAACGCACTAAAAGAAGACATTTAGTCAAAGTCAACCTTTTTGTCCAATTTTCGCTGTACGTACTGGATGTACAGAAAATTGTTTCTCAAACTGCAATagtgtaaaaaatacaaaacagataTACAGCCTTAAGATTTGTTACTAGTTGTAAACGTCGTACTCATCTCTGACCTTTACACCAAATCTGATCTGTCATTCTTGACGTTGCGCAggtacagtgtttcccctaccattatgtTAGGGGGGCATTGCCCCCacttgaaggtcaagttaataaaaataaataaataaataaatgtttgggggtttttttggggctttttgtgcctttattgtagggataagatagtggatagagtcggaaatcagggaaagaagtcatttaaggataccttccCGATAGAACAGGatagctgtcattaaaagtaacacatgaacaccaagatttgTGTCGGCGTTCGTCTTAAGTGTGCTGCTGCCTTCTTGGCCAGGTCAGCCTTATGAAAGAAATCTGGATCTCAATGGATTAATTACCTGGTTTAAATAAAGGTGCAGTCAGTGCGAGAGGTCCAGAGAGCGGACAGCAAACGCTTCATGTTTGAGATCATCATGACGAAcggaaagagaaaaatgttggTGAGTCAGCTCGGTCTGGTTTGACTGTTCCTGTTTCAGTCTGCGGCCTGAGattgagattgtgtgtgtgtgtgtgcaggcagcAGAGACAGCAGCTCTCAGACAGGAGTGGGTGGCACACCTCTGGCAAGCCATGCATCTCTCCACCTCGGGGGTCTCGGACTCCAGAGGCATGAGAACAAACAGCATTGTACCCGTCTGCTCACAAACTGACAGCGTGAAGTATCTGCCTCCTCGGCCCCTCTCTGCCCCCTCAGGCCACATCCACCATGAGATCAGGAGCATCGCCTCCCCCGTCTGCAGGCCCGAGGAGCTGGACATCGAGGAGGAGCCCTTGTACCAAAACCCAGAGTCAGCATCAAACTACCAGGATCAAACTGGTAAACTTGTCTTAATATCTGCAAAGCAAAGTTAATGAAGGTTAAACTTTCATACTGACTTCTTTGTCCAGGTGCAGTCCAATGGGGGTCCAATGAGTTGAGCAACgcagaggaaacacaagaaGGAGACTATGATGTTTTACCAGTTAGAAAACGTACAATGCTTTAATATTCCTTCATTTTACTTCAGTTGTGTAGACAGAACAATCATGGTTAAATATCTAGACTGGTCCTAAAGTGTGTTCTGTCTTTTTAGAGATGTGTGAGTTTAAAGAGGAAACTGAGACAGACGAGGGCGTGTACGATGTCCCTCTCTCCAACAGGAGGATGGATGAACCTCCAGGTGGGATTagacagtttttttgtttttttttaaatgtcagcacTAActccatttcctccttcttcttttgtaatattttttatttcgctCCATTTTAGACCCAACAGAAAGCATCTATGACGTGCCGAGCTCTTTATTGAGGAAGACATCTGACTCAGATAACTCCTCAGGTGAAAACATGGATCAGAGTATTAGTGGAGGCTATGGTGGTGGTTGTAATGTGCAAGTGGGAGGGGGCAGGTTTCAGTACCAGAGGGGGGATCTCATATCGTGTAAAGGTTCAGAAAGTCAGTAACAACTTGaatcttttcccccttttgTTGTGGTtgcagaggagcagcaggcAGACGGCGTGTACTGGAGGATATAAAAGCAGCTTGACCTTTTTCTGTgtagagcagcagcagactTTGAGCCACTGTGTATCTCAACATGTGCACACAGCAACAGATACACCATGAACCATGTCTGCATGAGAGACATCATGCACAGCCACCACAGAGAGGTTCAACAGTGGattttaatttcttcttcttttagtcAAGGcagagccacaaacacacagatacaagtATAGAGACGATCTGTACAGAAAAGACAACACTCATTACTGACAGTCAGTcgtatatatttttacatgtcaCCTACTTCAAAGCTTTCAAGTTCACACAACCAACATTTATATTGCTGTATGACACACTTTGGACTGGTTTAAATGGTTCtgaaagcctaaaaataaaatgtaggcATGCTAATAATATCTGTGAACCCTCGTTTATAAACTAATATTTATTCTAtgtttcactttctttcttctcttttgatCATGTTTGTGACTTTTGAATATTGCAGAACAGAAACTTAAATGTAGGGAGAGACATAATGACGGGTTTGTTGTCATTGAGTCTTCAGctggtgaaaaacaaaaagagtatCCATAATTACAGTTTGTCTTCACtactgcaccccccccccaaaaaagattAAAGTCACAAGTTGATAGACGGATAAAAACAGTCGCAGTGTTCATTAGAAAATATAACAGTAGTGCAGCTATCGGGTTGAGATATAAACAAAAGCGAGGCGTACATAACAAGCAATGCAGAAAAGTGATTTGTGCATTCTCCATAAGTTCCTTCTGCAGAGATACGACAAGTACAATCAAACAtgatacaaaacaataataataattaaggaATATTTAGACATCAAATAAATCCACTCCGATGAGCAGT
This Labrus bergylta chromosome 16, fLabBer1.1, whole genome shotgun sequence DNA region includes the following protein-coding sequences:
- the LOC110001075 gene encoding uncharacterized protein, with protein sequence MSLDLTKILFEGFLQKRKDTMKIRWATYWFRLQNTTLFFYTKENCSASHLRGYYYIYTVQSVREVQRADSKRFMFEIIMTNGKRKMLAAETAALRQEWVAHLWQAMHLSTSGVSDSRGMRTNSIVPVCSQTDSVKYLPPRPLSAPSGHIHHEIRSIASPVCRPEELDIEEEPLYQNPESASNYQDQTGAVQWGSNELSNAEETQEGDYDVLPVRKQMCEFKEETETDEGVYDVPLSNRRMDEPPDPTESIYDVPSSLLRKTSDSDNSSEEQQADGVYWRI